A DNA window from Shewanella baltica contains the following coding sequences:
- a CDS encoding acylneuraminate cytidylyltransferase family protein has protein sequence MNKRVLALIPARAGSKRIVNKNIKPFAGKPLIAWTIEAAKACENITDVVVSTDGEDIAAIARQYGAETPFMRPDNLSSDTASSIDVVLHAIDFLSESGRDYDLLLLLQPTSPLRSSSDISSAIDFFMLSNAQGVISVCECEHSPLWANVLSESKSLDSFIASEISELRSQDLPAYYRFNGAIYLFDVQQLQLRKSFFYSPNVFAHVMSKEDSIDIDTEIDFQFGEFLVSKK, from the coding sequence ATGAATAAACGCGTATTAGCCCTTATTCCCGCACGCGCGGGCAGTAAACGTATTGTAAACAAAAACATTAAGCCTTTTGCTGGTAAGCCATTAATAGCTTGGACCATAGAAGCTGCTAAAGCTTGTGAGAATATCACGGATGTTGTTGTAAGCACCGATGGTGAAGATATCGCTGCGATAGCAAGACAATATGGGGCCGAAACACCATTTATGCGTCCTGATAATTTGTCATCGGACACTGCATCTTCAATTGATGTAGTTTTGCATGCTATCGACTTTTTGTCTGAGAGTGGGAGAGATTATGATCTATTACTCTTGTTGCAGCCCACATCTCCATTAAGAAGTTCATCGGATATATCCAGTGCAATTGATTTTTTTATGCTTAGTAATGCGCAAGGGGTGATTTCAGTCTGTGAGTGCGAACATAGTCCTTTGTGGGCTAATGTCTTGTCTGAATCTAAGTCACTCGATAGTTTTATTGCATCTGAAATCAGTGAATTGCGCAGCCAGGATTTGCCTGCTTACTATCGATTTAATGGCGCTATCTATTTATTTGATGTGCAACAGTTACAGCTAAGAAAGTCATTTTTCTATTCCCCAAACGTTTTTGCTCATGTGATGAGTAAAGAAGACTCCATTGATATTGATACCGAGATTGATTTTCAATTTGGTGAATTTTTGGTATCTAAAAAATAG
- the neuC gene encoding UDP-N-acetylglucosamine 2-epimerase, whose amino-acid sequence MSRKICVVSATRAEYGLLKPLLTAIHYDVDLILQLVVTGTHLSPEFGYTLKEIQKDPYPIAKKIEILLSSDSAVGVSKSMGLAQISFAEAFDDLRPDLVLVLGDRYELLPIVLAANIAHIPVAHLSGGELTEGVMDELFRHAITKLAHLHFAAIEDYRQRIIQMGEHPSRVFTVGEAGLDNIREMTLMNKAEIEESLQCPLKSKNLIITYHPDSHDNLEAIKQSFRTILAALDTLEDTLLIFTKANSDIGGRLINELIDEYVSLNPRKSLGFTSLGQRRYLSLLQYVDAVVGNSSSGIVETPSFKLPSINIGPRQQGRIRANSTIDVECETQALTTALSTIYNEAFLATIKQTQNPYDQGGSSLKIKEIIKQFDLSNLEMKRFYDLPKH is encoded by the coding sequence ATGAGTCGTAAAATATGTGTCGTGTCAGCGACTAGAGCCGAATATGGACTGTTAAAACCCCTGCTAACGGCTATACACTATGATGTTGATTTGATATTGCAACTTGTTGTTACAGGGACACATCTTTCACCTGAATTTGGGTATACCCTCAAAGAAATCCAAAAAGATCCCTATCCAATTGCAAAAAAAATTGAAATTTTACTCTCATCCGACTCAGCCGTTGGCGTTAGCAAAAGCATGGGATTGGCCCAAATATCCTTTGCAGAAGCCTTCGATGACCTACGTCCAGATCTCGTCCTAGTGTTAGGGGACAGGTATGAATTATTACCAATTGTATTAGCTGCGAATATTGCACACATCCCCGTAGCACACCTTAGTGGTGGCGAGCTAACAGAAGGCGTTATGGACGAATTGTTTCGCCATGCCATAACGAAATTGGCTCACCTGCACTTTGCCGCCATAGAAGACTACCGCCAAAGGATCATTCAGATGGGGGAGCATCCCAGCAGAGTGTTCACAGTTGGAGAAGCTGGCTTAGATAATATTCGCGAAATGACCTTGATGAATAAAGCGGAAATTGAAGAGAGCTTGCAATGCCCGTTAAAGTCCAAAAACTTAATCATCACCTATCATCCCGATAGTCACGATAATCTAGAGGCCATTAAACAATCATTCCGTACGATACTGGCAGCACTTGATACGCTTGAGGATACACTACTCATCTTTACGAAAGCCAATAGTGATATTGGTGGCCGGCTCATCAATGAGCTTATTGATGAGTATGTTTCGTTAAATCCACGCAAATCTCTTGGATTTACCTCTCTGGGGCAAAGAAGATATCTGTCTTTACTTCAATATGTCGATGCTGTGGTCGGTAACTCATCCAGTGGTATTGTCGAAACACCGTCATTTAAGTTACCGAGCATCAATATTGGTCCTCGACAGCAAGGTCGGATCCGTGCGAACAGTACTATCGATGTGGAATGTGAAACACAAGCGTTAACCACTGCTCTTTCTACAATTTACAATGAGGCATTTTTAGCAACGATCAAACAGACTCAAAATCCTTACGATCAAGGTGGAAGTTCTCTCAAGATTAAAGAGATAATCAAGCAGTTTGATCTCAGTAATCTAGAAATGAAACGCTTTTATGACTTACCCAAACATTAA
- a CDS encoding LegC family aminotransferase, protein MKTSSIDHTIKFIRELYNINGILPLHAPYFDSDEINMVTDTIHSTFVSSVGKYVDQFEGLVQEYTQAGAAVATVNGTAALHAGLFLAGVKQGDLVISQSLTFVATCNAIHHLGAQPLFIDVSLSHLSLCPVSLDNYLTDHAQVTDNNECRHKLTGKIIRAMVPMHTFGHPADLDALVALAQKWCITLVEDAAESLGSFYKGKHTGTLGKYGCISFNGNKIITTGGGGMILCQTSSEGISAKHITTTAKQPHSFEFYHDEAAFNYRMPNLNAALGCAQMNKLNRFLVQKRAIANQYEVFFANTEYQFIKEPPECSSNYWLNAILLPDPAQKSTFLEQTNQAGVMTRPVWQLMHTLPMYSNSPKGPQSNAEWLSQRLINLPSSPQAKAKKYGC, encoded by the coding sequence ATGAAGACATCATCCATTGATCACACCATCAAATTTATCCGTGAACTTTACAACATCAATGGAATCTTGCCGTTGCATGCCCCCTATTTTGACAGTGATGAAATCAATATGGTCACTGATACGATACACAGTACATTTGTATCGAGTGTCGGAAAGTACGTCGATCAATTTGAGGGATTAGTCCAAGAATACACCCAAGCTGGTGCAGCAGTGGCAACTGTTAATGGCACGGCTGCGCTTCACGCTGGCTTATTTTTAGCAGGGGTCAAACAAGGTGACTTAGTGATCAGCCAGTCACTCACATTTGTCGCAACATGCAATGCAATTCATCATTTAGGTGCCCAGCCACTGTTTATCGACGTTTCATTATCACATTTGAGTCTCTGCCCTGTCTCACTCGACAACTATTTAACTGACCACGCTCAAGTGACAGACAATAATGAGTGCCGTCATAAGTTGACAGGAAAAATCATCAGAGCCATGGTTCCCATGCATACATTTGGACATCCGGCAGACCTCGATGCATTAGTCGCTTTGGCCCAGAAGTGGTGCATTACCTTAGTGGAAGACGCTGCGGAAAGTTTAGGCTCATTTTATAAAGGCAAACATACAGGTACCTTAGGTAAATATGGTTGTATTAGTTTTAATGGTAATAAAATCATTACGACAGGCGGTGGCGGCATGATTTTATGCCAAACCTCGTCCGAGGGCATTTCAGCTAAACACATTACAACAACTGCAAAACAGCCCCACTCTTTTGAGTTTTACCACGATGAAGCCGCATTTAATTACCGAATGCCCAATTTAAATGCGGCACTAGGATGCGCGCAAATGAACAAGCTCAATCGGTTCCTTGTGCAAAAAAGAGCCATAGCCAATCAATATGAGGTTTTTTTTGCCAACACTGAATATCAATTTATTAAGGAACCACCGGAGTGCAGCTCTAACTATTGGCTAAACGCTATATTGCTGCCGGATCCAGCACAAAAAAGCACATTTCTTGAGCAAACAAATCAAGCTGGCGTCATGACAAGGCCTGTTTGGCAGTTAATGCACACATTACCCATGTATTCAAATTCGCCTAAAGGACCACAAAGTAATGCCGAATGGCTTTCGCAACGACTGATTAATTTACCCAGCAGCCCACAAGCAAAAGCAAAAAAATATGGATGCTAA
- a CDS encoding DUF6268 family outer membrane beta-barrel protein, translating into MANRELSPSSAKLRLLKSAVLLLPLMSCAAIAADKPSQEYKPFRLSVAQISTQSAEVANGNTELQRDSLLLSAGMNVPLNQQWSLGFRVGYDRLDYDWRNITLTGANNVAPLFGTDGQNWDHINRYRAGVSLNYRMDKHWTFFLAPQIQYAYADTASASEAQSYGIVASAMYAFDSGNMIGFGVAYLNDIDEVRTVPYLAMRWQIDEHWALANPFQAGFSGPAGLELSYRFNSDWNVGFGSSRRTERFLIEDDDTVVETNEWVSYLRGGWQATPALTVNLYAGYYFDGELEVTDQAALEMDSQGAAALDIEFKF; encoded by the coding sequence GTGGCTAATCGAGAACTCTCACCATCGAGCGCAAAACTGCGCCTGCTGAAAAGCGCTGTATTACTGTTGCCGTTAATGAGCTGTGCTGCTATTGCAGCGGATAAACCTTCGCAGGAATATAAGCCTTTTAGATTAAGTGTCGCGCAGATCAGCACCCAGAGTGCCGAGGTTGCCAATGGTAATACTGAGCTACAAAGGGACAGTTTATTACTGAGTGCAGGGATGAATGTTCCGTTAAATCAGCAATGGTCTTTGGGCTTTCGTGTGGGTTACGACAGGCTGGATTATGATTGGCGCAATATCACGCTCACTGGGGCTAACAATGTCGCACCGCTTTTTGGTACCGACGGGCAGAATTGGGATCATATCAATCGTTACCGTGCCGGAGTGTCGTTAAATTATCGCATGGATAAACATTGGACCTTCTTTTTAGCGCCGCAGATCCAATATGCCTACGCCGACACTGCATCGGCCAGCGAAGCCCAGAGTTACGGTATTGTGGCGTCTGCCATGTATGCATTTGATTCGGGGAATATGATTGGCTTTGGCGTCGCGTATCTTAATGATATCGATGAAGTTCGCACAGTACCATATCTCGCCATGCGCTGGCAGATAGATGAACATTGGGCACTCGCCAATCCTTTCCAAGCCGGGTTTAGTGGACCTGCAGGATTAGAGCTGAGTTATCGATTTAATTCCGATTGGAATGTCGGCTTTGGTAGTTCGCGTCGTACTGAGCGATTCCTTATCGAAGATGATGACACTGTGGTAGAAACGAACGAATGGGTGAGTTATTTACGTGGCGGTTGGCAAGCAACCCCAGCATTAACAGTGAATCTTTACGCCGGTTATTACTTTGATGGTGAGTTAGAAGTGACCGACCAAGCCGCACTTGAAATGGATAGCCAAGGCGCTGCGGCCTTGGATATCGAATTCAAATTCTAA
- a CDS encoding class I SAM-dependent methyltransferase, whose amino-acid sequence MTASWDPVWETVFTTQAWGKYPGEDLIRFVARNFYKAPNRINVELLEVGFGTGANLWFIAREGFTVHGVEGSPSALNMAIERLNREVPDWNGDLCQGDMLNLDYPDNRFDAVIDNEAIYANSFEHAQTMYKEAHRVLKPGGLMFSRMFTDETTGYGTGQQVGPHAFMVDTGPMAGKGYTRFTTRECLTTLFSPFTLVELQLISRENDHGEKVSEWIAIGQKNMVE is encoded by the coding sequence ATGACGGCATCATGGGATCCAGTATGGGAAACAGTATTCACAACCCAAGCTTGGGGAAAATACCCAGGTGAAGACTTAATTCGATTTGTTGCCCGTAACTTCTATAAAGCGCCAAACCGAATCAACGTCGAATTACTTGAAGTCGGATTTGGTACTGGGGCAAATTTATGGTTTATTGCCAGAGAAGGATTCACAGTTCATGGTGTAGAAGGCTCCCCTTCGGCATTGAACATGGCGATTGAGCGACTCAATCGAGAAGTACCTGATTGGAATGGAGATTTATGTCAAGGCGATATGCTCAATCTTGACTATCCCGACAATCGCTTTGACGCGGTTATTGATAATGAGGCTATTTATGCGAACAGTTTCGAACATGCGCAAACAATGTATAAAGAAGCTCACCGAGTGTTAAAACCAGGTGGACTAATGTTCAGCCGTATGTTCACAGATGAAACCACGGGATATGGGACAGGGCAGCAAGTTGGCCCCCATGCATTTATGGTTGATACCGGGCCCATGGCTGGCAAAGGATACACTCGATTTACCACAAGAGAATGCTTAACTACCTTATTTTCACCATTCACATTAGTCGAATTACAATTAATTAGTCGCGAAAATGATCATGGAGAAAAAGTGAGTGAATGGATTGCCATTGGTCAAAAAAACATGGTTGAATAG
- a CDS encoding DUF2947 domain-containing protein, with protein MNSYIALQNFKRKWIFNHKDLPVTDEDKAHILPLTDKSAMKIWNQWISNKSSRAEQFTKGDWAAKADAWLETDHWQSAWDSEDSCLPDMLAEFIQWPDETTVYFCYEKYQIIETRWDVFVRNWKCFLFFDDGPILISPKQKQAVMFEQSGQYKLGTRG; from the coding sequence ATGAATAGTTACATAGCCTTACAGAATTTCAAACGTAAGTGGATTTTCAACCACAAAGACTTGCCTGTCACTGACGAAGACAAGGCGCATATCCTGCCGTTAACAGATAAAAGTGCGATGAAAATCTGGAATCAATGGATCAGTAACAAGAGTAGTCGTGCGGAGCAATTTACTAAGGGAGACTGGGCGGCGAAGGCAGATGCTTGGTTGGAAACAGATCATTGGCAGAGTGCTTGGGATAGTGAAGATAGCTGTTTACCCGACATGTTAGCCGAGTTCATTCAATGGCCCGATGAGACAACCGTCTATTTTTGCTATGAAAAATATCAGATTATTGAAACTCGTTGGGATGTGTTCGTCCGTAATTGGAAGTGTTTTCTCTTCTTCGACGACGGTCCAATTTTGATCTCACCAAAACAGAAACAAGCTGTGATGTTCGAACAGAGTGGTCAGTACAAACTGGGCACTCGGGGATAA
- a CDS encoding chalcone isomerase family protein, protein MKLLSTLTLASALLLPHTLMAKEVSGVQVADTVTLDSQALQLNGAGVRSKFFMDLYVGSLYLPAALSSTAAVIDAPIAAIRLNITSGMITSEKMHDAITEGFEHATAENTADIQPQIDAFMALFNEEIKEGDQFTLVANKARGVTAYKNGQEQATIEGEMFRQALLKIWLGDKPAQKSLKEAMLGK, encoded by the coding sequence ATGAAGTTACTCTCCACTCTTACCCTAGCAAGCGCGCTGTTATTACCCCACACATTAATGGCCAAAGAAGTATCAGGTGTGCAAGTCGCCGATACTGTGACGTTAGATAGCCAAGCATTACAGCTCAATGGCGCGGGCGTTCGCAGTAAGTTCTTTATGGATTTATATGTGGGCAGTCTGTATTTGCCAGCAGCCTTGAGTAGCACAGCAGCGGTTATCGATGCTCCGATTGCGGCAATCCGCCTTAATATTACCTCTGGCATGATCACCTCAGAAAAAATGCACGATGCGATCACTGAAGGTTTTGAGCACGCGACCGCAGAAAACACCGCCGATATTCAACCGCAAATCGATGCCTTTATGGCGCTGTTTAACGAAGAAATTAAAGAAGGTGACCAATTTACCTTAGTCGCCAATAAAGCCCGCGGCGTGACGGCCTATAAAAATGGTCAGGAACAAGCCACCATCGAAGGTGAAATGTTCCGTCAAGCACTGTTAAAAATTTGGCTAGGTGACAAGCCTGCCCAGAAAAGCCTCAAAGAGGCCATGCTGGGTAAATAA
- the neuB gene encoding N-acetylneuraminate synthase, with amino-acid sequence MTNKTFIIAEAGVNHNGDIQLAKALIDAAVAAGVDCVKFQTWKTELLVTQKAEMAQYQIENTKENISQFDMLKALELSYPDFVELKAYCEQRSIIFMSTPDETESATFLNGLQNQFKIGSGELTNLPFLAHIASFGKPVILSTGMSNLSEIELALEVLQQHGISLEMITVLHATTQYPTPMDEVNLSAMNTIKHAFPGIKVGYSDHTLGIEIPIAAVALGATIIEKHFTLDKHMIGPDHKASLEPPELKQMVNAIRNLEVALGNGQKIPSKSEIDNKRIVRKSIVAAKVIKKGAILTEDALTIMRPGTGLPPSRWNEVIGSAAKVDYAEGDLIQ; translated from the coding sequence ATGACGAACAAAACCTTCATCATTGCCGAAGCTGGCGTTAATCATAATGGTGATATTCAGCTGGCAAAGGCACTTATCGACGCAGCGGTAGCCGCTGGAGTGGATTGCGTTAAATTCCAGACATGGAAAACAGAGCTATTAGTCACGCAAAAAGCCGAGATGGCACAGTATCAAATTGAAAATACGAAAGAGAACATATCCCAATTTGATATGCTCAAAGCACTAGAATTAAGCTATCCAGATTTTGTTGAACTCAAAGCCTATTGCGAGCAACGTAGCATTATATTCATGTCAACGCCTGATGAAACTGAAAGTGCCACCTTTTTAAATGGCCTGCAAAATCAATTTAAAATTGGTTCGGGCGAGCTTACCAACCTCCCCTTTTTAGCGCATATTGCCAGCTTTGGTAAGCCTGTGATCCTTTCTACAGGAATGAGTAACTTAAGCGAAATAGAACTGGCTCTGGAAGTACTGCAACAACACGGTATTTCGTTAGAGATGATCACCGTCTTACACGCAACAACGCAATATCCAACCCCAATGGATGAAGTGAATTTATCGGCAATGAATACCATTAAACATGCATTTCCTGGTATTAAAGTGGGCTATTCCGATCACACATTAGGAATTGAAATTCCGATTGCAGCGGTTGCACTTGGCGCAACCATTATCGAGAAGCATTTTACGTTAGATAAGCACATGATAGGACCGGATCATAAAGCAAGTCTCGAACCACCTGAGTTAAAGCAAATGGTCAATGCTATACGAAATTTAGAAGTCGCGCTGGGTAACGGCCAAAAGATTCCTAGTAAAAGTGAAATAGATAACAAACGGATCGTGCGTAAAAGTATTGTCGCAGCCAAGGTCATAAAGAAGGGGGCAATACTAACCGAAGATGCATTAACTATTATGCGTCCAGGCACAGGGTTACCTCCGAGTCGCTGGAATGAAGTGATTGGTTCAGCAGCTAAAGTTGATTATGCGGAGGGGGATCTTATCCAATGA
- a CDS encoding nucleotidyltransferase family protein translates to MNNGWKKSVIKPSDTILRAIEILNNEVLKVVLVVNDSGCLRGTITDGDIRRGILRGVSLQSSVEEIMFVNPVTAINGTPKRELAKIMDQKSITSIPILDNGKVIDVQTLKSVSKKNVYDNPVFLMAGGFGTRLRPLTDHAPKPMLSVGGRPILETILLSFIRVGFKNFYISVFYKPEIIKCYFGDGSKWGVSIQYVQEDQPLGTAGALSLLPRDMPSLPMIMMNGDILTNVDFERLIEFHNDNGATATMCVRDYEYQVPYGVIVGDGHHILSMEEKPIQRFFVNAGIYVLTPELIREVRQDIKIDMPTLLQNTIDKMEQVLMFPIHEYWLDIGRLDDFDRAQADIAMLEI, encoded by the coding sequence ATGAATAATGGTTGGAAAAAGTCAGTAATTAAGCCTAGCGACACAATATTGAGGGCTATTGAGATATTGAACAATGAAGTACTCAAAGTCGTATTGGTCGTTAATGATTCTGGCTGTTTGCGTGGCACGATAACAGATGGGGATATCAGACGAGGTATTTTGCGAGGCGTCTCTTTACAGTCTTCTGTAGAGGAGATCATGTTTGTTAATCCCGTTACCGCAATCAATGGGACACCTAAACGTGAACTCGCTAAAATCATGGATCAAAAATCGATCACATCGATACCTATCCTTGATAATGGCAAAGTCATAGATGTTCAAACGTTAAAATCAGTCTCAAAGAAAAATGTGTATGATAATCCAGTTTTTTTAATGGCAGGGGGATTTGGTACACGATTAAGGCCGCTGACCGACCATGCCCCAAAGCCAATGTTGAGTGTTGGTGGTCGTCCTATACTAGAGACCATTTTGTTAAGTTTTATTCGGGTTGGGTTTAAAAATTTCTATATTTCGGTTTTCTACAAACCAGAGATTATTAAATGTTACTTTGGTGATGGAAGCAAATGGGGCGTTAGCATTCAGTATGTTCAGGAAGATCAGCCACTAGGTACTGCTGGTGCTCTAAGTCTATTGCCTCGAGATATGCCGAGTTTACCCATGATTATGATGAATGGGGATATCCTCACCAATGTTGATTTTGAAAGATTAATCGAATTCCATAATGATAATGGCGCGACGGCAACTATGTGCGTGCGAGATTATGAATACCAAGTTCCTTATGGTGTCATTGTTGGCGATGGTCATCATATTTTGTCGATGGAAGAGAAGCCTATTCAACGTTTCTTTGTGAACGCAGGCATTTATGTATTAACGCCAGAATTGATTCGAGAAGTACGGCAAGACATTAAAATCGATATGCCAACGTTATTACAAAATACGATTGATAAAATGGAACAAGTGCTCATGTTTCCCATCCATGAGTATTGGTTGGATATCGGCCGTTTAGATGATTTTGACCGTGCTCAAGCCGATATTGCCATGCTAGAGATTTAA
- a CDS encoding 6-hydroxymethylpterin diphosphokinase MptE-like protein yields MTPSEGKLDFSTNAFGERYLYPVNQISFDRYDSHSVFKAHYHEALWGDDTFNVIIGTDSGLLVDYVRQHRKQDNSVYIFVELQSLVGAVNTNCFIEEDSNIYIYGSDEWESAVKRSEIAQFIYKNKLRFFDSLGARYEYLDDYHALKFKVHASLEQLSYLNRVTLGSENFIVRQLQNISENYLSAMPLKDVFSGCTAIILAGGPSLDEVLPWVIEYRERLVVIAVSRIAKRLREVDLIPDVFVSVDPFDDSFDVSKEMLEFPPSVVFVNSYHVVSKLLAQWRGPNLYLGLRFPWKTPNNGENFYSAGPTVTNSALSFTLGIGCSKILFAGVDLCFSKEGYTHAKGSIETAQGPLLTADGLWVETNANEMAETSFPLASAREQFEIMIAEQPDDKFEIINLALNAAKIKGVNYQNIKDVEIVGFPDSAKQKMHDYCHSFTEENRYQDSNMVFKELSKVQNDLKKIILLANEGILANKKLYGSKDQHQKDRITVKLNKIQSKLDKNFAYLARLLKTYGLSYFVEYMDPSSIDHWDDAKLEKSGDLYYQAYKKSAKKLLKLIDASIDRVLSRKEEMKIHPDFELIFSAWIRDKQLGRAYIWAQKHPLAEQSLATQQSFERVFSEYHAVINSNDTEHAQFIAKRASVDGVEHKATQLFAKRDLNGLKKLALSLSLQPQNDVAKDSLAHLLSGYIYVLLDDNNEALAHFQQTNVDSHRMYALNHIVGIELGEKRFAEAIVGLRELCAFSPRYFIKLAHLQYLTDEPMAAIDAYNQYLTLFGDDTQAWMALAKIFFELGAIESAQIACDYVLDVEPQNKLAATMLLQIGKLA; encoded by the coding sequence ATGACCCCCTCTGAAGGAAAATTAGATTTCTCAACTAATGCTTTTGGTGAGAGATATTTATATCCTGTCAATCAAATCAGTTTTGACCGGTACGATTCACACAGTGTTTTCAAGGCACACTATCATGAAGCATTATGGGGCGATGATACATTTAATGTCATTATTGGGACTGACTCTGGATTGCTGGTTGATTATGTTAGGCAACACCGTAAGCAAGATAATTCAGTGTATATATTTGTTGAATTACAGTCTTTGGTGGGAGCTGTTAACACAAACTGCTTTATTGAAGAAGATTCCAATATTTACATCTATGGATCCGATGAGTGGGAATCGGCGGTAAAGCGTTCGGAAATAGCGCAATTCATCTATAAAAATAAATTACGTTTTTTTGACTCATTAGGCGCTAGATATGAATACTTGGATGATTATCATGCGCTAAAGTTTAAAGTGCATGCCAGTTTAGAGCAGCTTTCCTATTTAAATCGCGTTACGCTAGGTAGTGAAAACTTTATCGTGCGCCAGCTACAAAATATCTCTGAAAATTATCTTTCCGCGATGCCGCTCAAAGATGTATTTTCAGGGTGCACGGCCATTATTCTAGCTGGTGGTCCATCATTAGATGAGGTACTTCCTTGGGTCATTGAGTATCGCGAACGACTGGTCGTTATCGCGGTATCAAGGATTGCCAAACGCCTACGAGAAGTTGATTTAATCCCTGATGTGTTTGTATCAGTCGATCCTTTCGATGATAGTTTTGATGTCAGCAAGGAGATGTTGGAGTTTCCGCCTTCCGTCGTATTTGTAAATTCATATCATGTTGTTTCAAAGTTATTAGCGCAGTGGCGGGGGCCAAATCTTTATCTTGGTTTACGTTTCCCATGGAAAACACCCAATAATGGTGAAAACTTTTATTCAGCAGGGCCAACAGTGACCAATTCTGCTTTGTCATTTACGTTAGGAATTGGTTGCTCTAAAATTTTATTTGCGGGTGTGGATCTGTGCTTTTCTAAGGAAGGTTATACACATGCAAAAGGCAGTATTGAAACAGCTCAAGGTCCTTTACTTACTGCTGATGGATTGTGGGTCGAAACCAATGCAAATGAGATGGCTGAAACATCATTTCCATTGGCCTCTGCCCGTGAGCAATTTGAAATTATGATTGCTGAACAGCCAGATGATAAATTCGAAATTATCAATCTTGCGTTGAATGCAGCCAAAATAAAGGGTGTGAATTATCAAAATATCAAGGATGTTGAAATTGTTGGTTTTCCTGATAGTGCCAAGCAAAAAATGCATGATTACTGCCATAGTTTTACCGAGGAAAATAGATATCAAGATAGTAATATGGTCTTTAAAGAGCTGTCTAAGGTTCAAAATGATCTGAAGAAAATAATATTACTCGCCAATGAAGGAATATTGGCTAATAAGAAGTTGTATGGCAGTAAAGATCAACATCAAAAGGATCGCATTACAGTTAAATTAAATAAGATCCAGAGCAAGCTAGATAAAAATTTTGCGTATCTTGCACGGCTGCTTAAAACCTATGGGCTTAGTTATTTTGTGGAGTATATGGATCCTAGTTCAATTGACCATTGGGATGATGCTAAGTTAGAAAAAAGCGGTGACCTTTATTATCAAGCGTATAAGAAAAGTGCAAAAAAACTGTTAAAGCTAATCGATGCGAGTATTGATCGTGTGCTATCTCGTAAAGAAGAAATGAAAATTCATCCAGATTTTGAATTGATTTTTTCCGCTTGGATACGAGATAAACAGCTTGGGCGAGCTTATATTTGGGCACAAAAACATCCTTTAGCAGAACAGTCCCTTGCTACTCAACAAAGCTTTGAGCGGGTATTTTCCGAGTATCATGCCGTGATTAATTCAAATGACACCGAGCATGCTCAATTTATCGCAAAAAGAGCCAGTGTTGATGGGGTTGAGCATAAGGCTACGCAGCTTTTCGCAAAACGAGATTTAAATGGGTTGAAGAAGCTTGCACTTAGTTTATCGTTACAGCCTCAGAATGATGTGGCTAAAGACTCTTTAGCTCATCTGTTATCTGGTTATATTTATGTGCTGTTAGATGATAATAATGAAGCACTAGCTCATTTTCAGCAAACTAATGTCGATAGTCATCGTATGTATGCGCTTAATCATATTGTGGGAATAGAGCTTGGGGAAAAGCGCTTCGCTGAGGCCATCGTCGGTTTAAGAGAGTTATGTGCATTCTCTCCGAGATACTTTATTAAGTTAGCGCATTTGCAGTATCTAACCGATGAGCCAATGGCTGCTATCGATGCTTATAACCAGTATTTGACTCTTTTCGGAGATGATACCCAAGCGTGGATGGCGTTAGCGAAAATTTTCTTTGAGCTAGGTGCGATAGAGTCTGCACAAATTGCATGTGATTATGTATTGGATGTTGAGCCGCAAAATAAGCTAGCAGCAACAATGCTACTGCAGATTGGAAAATTAGCTTAG